Proteins encoded together in one Kingella oralis window:
- a CDS encoding IS1595 family transposase: protein MKITHCKLKKSIRKKLLQFFVLEVTARSAADLLGIHPNSAALFYRKIREVISYYLSLEANTVFDGTVELDESYFGGHRKGKRGRGAAGKVAVFGILKRGGKVYTVVVKNAKRETLMPVITKKIMPDSIVYTDCLSSYDVLDVSGFTHHRINHSKLFADKQNHINGIENFWNQAKRVLRKYNGIDRKSFPLFLKECEFRFNFGTPSEQLKVLRRWCGI, encoded by the coding sequence ATGAAGATAACCCATTGTAAACTAAAAAAGAGTATACGAAAAAAGTTGCTCCAATTTTTTGTACTTGAAGTAACCGCCCGTTCGGCTGCTGATTTGTTGGGCATTCACCCCAATTCAGCAGCACTGTTCTACCGCAAAATCCGCGAAGTCATCAGCTACTATCTTTCATTGGAAGCCAATACAGTTTTTGATGGTACGGTTGAGCTAGATGAGAGTTACTTCGGCGGACATCGCAAAGGCAAACGCGGACGCGGAGCAGCAGGAAAAGTAGCTGTCTTTGGTATTCTTAAGCGTGGTGGTAAAGTTTATACCGTAGTAGTGAAGAATGCCAAAAGAGAAACCTTAATGCCTGTTATCACAAAGAAAATCATGCCTGATAGTATTGTTTATACCGATTGTTTGAGCAGCTATGATGTGTTGGATGTAAGTGGTTTTACCCACCACCGTATTAACCACAGCAAACTGTTTGCTGACAAACAAAACCACATCAACGGCATTGAAAATTTTTGGAATCAGGCGAAACGTGTTCTGCGTAAATACAATGGAATTGACCGTAAATCTTTCCCATTATTCTTGAAAGAATGCGAGTTTCGTTTTAACTTTGGCACACCGTCTGAACAGCTTAAAGTGCTGCGCAGATGGTGTGGTATTTAG
- a CDS encoding DMT family transporter — protein MFYQIAAMLIWSSAFIAAKFAETMLDPILLVQFRLLIVAIILLPIGIPMFRKLPKSAWKPLIWLSFLNYIAVLILQFKGLQYTSASSALTMLGLEPLLVVFIGHFFFDDKARRYHWICGVLAFIGVFTLILGGQHAGKGGEISLLGCAMVLSGGIVFSAILRPTQKFMRQIPASTYTTLSFIIAAPLCLPFTAVLTKSWHIAWSWQGILGMAYLSIGCSWLAYWLWNKGMDRVPANLTGLLITLEPVFGILMAVVLLREPISALSWLGIAIVISATVLASMMPRIYNRARK, from the coding sequence ATGTTTTACCAAATCGCCGCCATGCTGATATGGAGCAGCGCATTTATCGCTGCCAAATTTGCCGAAACCATGCTAGACCCGATTTTGCTGGTGCAATTTCGGCTGCTGATTGTTGCCATCATCTTGCTGCCCATCGGCATCCCAATGTTTCGCAAGCTGCCCAAAAGCGCGTGGAAACCGCTGATTTGGCTGAGTTTTTTGAACTACATCGCCGTGCTCATCTTGCAATTTAAAGGTTTGCAATACACATCCGCGTCCAGCGCATTAACCATGCTGGGGCTAGAACCGCTGCTGGTGGTGTTCATTGGGCATTTCTTTTTTGACGACAAGGCGCGCAGGTATCACTGGATTTGTGGCGTGTTGGCGTTTATTGGCGTGTTCACGCTAATTTTGGGTGGGCAACACGCGGGCAAGGGCGGCGAAATTAGCCTATTGGGCTGCGCGATGGTGTTATCGGGTGGCATCGTGTTTTCTGCCATCCTGCGCCCCACGCAAAAATTTATGCGCCAAATCCCCGCCAGCACTTATACCACACTGTCGTTTATCATCGCCGCGCCGCTGTGCCTGCCGTTTACCGCCGTGCTCACCAAAAGCTGGCACATCGCATGGAGTTGGCAAGGCATTTTGGGCATGGCGTATTTGAGCATCGGATGCAGTTGGCTGGCTTATTGGCTGTGGAACAAGGGCATGGACAGGGTGCCCGCCAATTTAACAGGGCTGCTGATTACGCTGGAACCCGTGTTTGGCATTTTGATGGCGGTGGTGCTGCTGCGCGAGCCGATTAGCGCGCTGTCGTGGCTGGGGATTGCCATTGTGATTAGCGCGACTGTGTTGGCAAGCATGATGCCCAGAATTTATAATCGTGCTCGTAAATAG